The DNA region TCTTTCAATTCGATATGACGGTTCTTATTCACATAATCTTCTACTTCGGGTACTTTCAATGGTATCAGATCAAGCACATCTGCCATCGGTACCCATTTATCATAAAAGTACTCGTACTTCACGGCATTCTGCAAGCTATACTTTTCCAGATGTTCCACTGCATCTTGCGTAGCTGCTTTATACCAACGACGTACATTGTTTAGTTGTGGTGCGGTGAGGGGGACTTTGATGAACAACCCCTGCATCAGCGGCCGTTCCAACCTGAAAAGCTCTTTATTCTTTTCATAATAGTCCGCCAACTCTCCCTCTGAAATTTCATTCGAGAGTCTTTGGTGAATCAATGCCTGCTGATAGGTGTGCATAATCAGCGCCTTGCGATAATTCTCCACAAGTTTCTCAATCTCCCCGTTATCGGGAATATTACTCTGCGCTTTCTCATATAATAAGACATCTTCCACCCAATTGCGGATATAATGTTCTGCGAACAGTAAACTATCATCTTTCGACAATCTCGCCGGAAGCGCAGATTGCAAGTCTTCCCGGTAAAGGAAATTGCCGTCCAATTCCACCAGTGGTGTCTTTCCTTTATGGTCGTGTTGCTCGCTACAGGCCACACACAAAAGGATGGAGAGGAGTGCCAGGAAAAATATTCGCATTACCGATTGATATTTACTTTATTTCAAGGTACGAAGATAACGGTTTAATCGGTTGCATCAGTGCTTATTAACGGTTTTTAAAACCTCTTGGTTTATTTCAACCTTAGCGGTGCTCCGTAATTGTGCAATCCAACGCTCCTCCAAATAGTTCTGATAATCGCCTACAAGCAGTACACGCACCTCTTGATAAGTCTCCGGCCCCTTCACCTTTTCACCCAGAAAAGTGGTAAAAGGAAATGACGTCATAGGTTCAGCTTTCCCCTTTTTGAAGATTTCTTCATCTACATAAGCATTATCTCCGGGAGCAAATAAGCCTTGTTCTGCCTGCACTTGCCGCGTCTTTGCATTAAACGTCAGCCGGATGGCATTCTGCCACTCCTCTTCCGGCAGAGATTTCAGGAATTTACGGGCTTGCTTTCCAAGCTTTTTCGTTGTAGTATGTAACACAATTCCTTTATAACGGGGGACTTTCCAATGATAATCCGAATGATGCTTTTCAAAATAGGCCGCCAGTCCGACCTCATCTGAAGGTACACGTTCCCAAATCTCCCGGTTACTGATTTCAAACAGTAACATTCCATTCCGATACTCTTGCATGAGCATACGGAATTCCGGATATTTATCTTCCAGACGACTATACTCATAATCCAGTACGGACTTCATGATAAATCCTTTCAGCTGGCGTTGCACACCCTGAGGGTGGGAAGCTACAAAACCGGCAAACATCTTTCCTGTATATTCCCTGCCGTCAAGTGTAAACAGTCTCTTATCCGTCTGCCCTTTTGATAGCAATTCATCCACTCCAGTCTTATCTTCCGTATATTGATATTCCTTTTTCAGCTTTTCCACCAGAGCTTCCGTCCCTCTGTCCATTCCGTTACGACGGCTCTGGCGACGCATGATTTCATCCTTCACTTTTTCAAAGGGCAGGATGTCTTTCCGTTCAATCACCTTGACAATATGAATGCCTTGCGGTGTAAAAAAAGGTCGGGATATCTCTCCTTGTTTTAATGCAAATACAATATCTTCAAACTCGACAGGCATTTGTAACCAACTTACCCAAAAAGATTTTTTTTCATCGGAGAAATTACGTACACACTCATCAAAGTCCGCCTGCCCATTCTGCAATGCGGCATAAAGAGAATCCATCCGAGCTTCCACAGAACGCAGCACATGACTGGTTACTGTTTGGGGAAGAGATTTAAAGATATGACTTACCCGTATCTGTCCGGCACGATTATTAGCTTTCATTTTATCATATACTTGACGGGCTGCAAGCTCTGATACAGACTCATCCGTCAAATAAGCTTTTGCCAACTGGCGACGGTATCCCTCCAGTTCTTCACGAAAAGCCCGGGTAGTATCCAATCCGGCAGCTTCGGCTGCAGCGACTTTCAGCTTAAAATTCACAAACAAATCAACATATTCACTCAATGTTTTCTGTTCGATACCAGCAAGGGCATTATTCTTATTATAGATATATTCGAACTCCGAACGGAGAATTTCTTCCCCGTTAATACGCATCAACACCGGATCTTGCTGAGCAAAAACCGCCAATCCCAGGCAAAGGAGAATTATTGTCAATCCACTTCTTATCATAACTATTATCTTAGAAAAGAATAATGTAATAACGGGGAAACATCTTTTATATTGCCTCAACACCAAACAGATGATGCCTTTTCTTTAAACGAAAAATACCCGGAAAAGTATTGGTTACTCCCCGGGTATTTCTATATAAATTACCTATATTTTATTCGGGACGACTGTAATTCGGAGCCTCGCTTGTAATTGCCACATCGTGCGGGTGGCTTTCAAGCACGCCTGCATTAGTGATGCGGGTGAACTTGGCATCGTGCAACTGCTCTATGCTACCTGCACCGCAATACCCCATACCGGCACGCAAACCACCTACCAACTGGAAGATCACTTCGTATAAAGTTCCCTTATAAGGTACACGGGCAGCGATACCTTCCGGCACCAATTTCTTAACGTCATTGGTACCACTCTGGAAATAACGGTCTTTTGAACCATTCTCCATTGCTTCCAGCGAACCCATACCGCGATAAGATTTGAACTTACGTCCGTTGAAGATAATTGTATCACCGGGAGACTCTTCCGTTCCGGCAACCAGCGAACCGATCATTACGCTATATCCTCCGGCAGCCAAAGCTTTCACAACATCACCCGAGTAGCGCAAACCACCGTCAGCAATCAAAGGAACACCTGTACCCTTCAACGCCTTAGCCACATCATATACAGCAGACAACTGAGGAACTCCCACACCTGCCACAACACGAGTGGTACAGATAGAACCTGGTCCGATACCAACTTTCACTCCATCAGCACCGGCTTCCACCAATGCTTTAGCAGCTTCTCCGGTAGCAATGTTACCTACCACAATATCAATGTTCGGAAAACGCTTCTTAGCTTCCTTCAATTTTTCTATTACATAGATAGAATGTCCGTGAGCCGTGTCGATAACAATCGCATCAGCACCGGCATCCACCAAAGCCTGCATACGGTCGAGGGTATCAGCCGTTACACCTACACCGGCCGCTACACGCAAACGACCTTTCGAGTCTTTGCAAGCCATCGGTTTATCCTTAGCTTTCGTTATATCTTTATAAGTAATGAGGCCTACCAGCTTACCCTCCTTATCTACAACCGGCAACTTCTCAATTCTGTGTTCCTGCAAAATTTGAGAAACAGCCTCCATATCAGTAGTCGGATTAGTAGTGATAATATTTTCTTTTGTCATCACTTCGTCGATATGCTTATTCATATCTCTTACGAAACGAAGGTCACGGTTTGTTACAATTCCCACCAAATATCTTTCATCATCCACTACCGGTATACCACCAATTCTGTATTCCGCCATCAATGCCAATGCATCGCCTACGGTAGAACCTCTCTTAATGGTTACAGGATCATAAATCATACCGTTTTCGGCACGCTTCACGATGGCTACCTGACGTGCCTGTTCTTCGATAGACATATTCTTATGGATAACACCGATACCACCTTCACGTGCAATGGCAATTGCCATTTTCGCTTCGGTAACCGTATCCATAGCGGCCGTTACAAACGGAATTTTCAACTCAATGTTTTTAGAAAACTTTGTCGAGAGTTCGACAGTTTTAGGAAGCACTTCAGAGTAAGCGGGGATTAACAAAACGTCGTCATAAGTTAATCCATCCATTACAATCTTATCAGCAATAAATGACATAGGGCTATGCGTTTAAAATTTATTGCGTGCAAATATACGGTTTTTCTTGTTTAACCACACTATGTCTGCATAAAAAGCTTATAACAGTTCACTTTTTTTAAACCGTATAGCCTCAAAATCCTTTTATTTCCTTTTCAAACGGACAGTAGCCGGACTGTACCCGAAACGTACTCAATATATACCTGGTCCGTATCCGGGACGTATCAGAACCGTACTTGCTCCGTACATTCTTCGGTCAGAAGTACCTCTGCACGGAGAAAGTACGGACTTGGTACGGAACAAGTACGTCCCAGGTACTATTTAGCTCCACAAAAAGAATATCCTTTTGCTTATTTACTATAAGAATACGGAGCATCTTCAGGCTTTACTCCTCTTTCTTTATCAGGAACGCAATCCATGATCAGTTTAAGTTCACCGCCTTGCGTCAGTTCCTCATGTTTTAGGAAATTATGGGAGAAATTCTTCCCATTCAGAGTTGCCGAACGAATATAGCAATTATCCTCTGAAGCGTTTTCTACATGAATTACAAACTGTTTTCCTCCGGGCAAGGAAAGAGTTGTCTTATTGAACAACGGACTTCCCAGTACATATTCGGAAGCACCGGGGCATACGGGATAAAATCCCAATGCAGTGAATACATACCACGCCGAGGTCTGACCGTTATCTTCATCTCCGCAATAACCTTGCGGACCGGAGTTATACAGTTTGTTCAGCACATTGCGGGTATGGTATTGCGCTTTCCAGGGCTGACCTATATAATTATACAAATAGATAGCATGTTGCACGGGTTGATTTCCATGGGCATACTGCCCCATATTGAGTGCCACCATCTCAGCTATTTCATGGATAACGAAACCATAAGTACCATAATTAAACGTGTTAGGAGCCGTAAACATGGAATCAAGTCGTTCTGCCATTTGTTCATGACCACCCAGAAGCGTAGACAAACCTTCCGGATCATGGAATACGCTCCAGGTCCAATGCCAGGAACAGCCTTCAGTGAAAGGTCCTCCCCACTCGGTGGCGTCAAAGTTGTCACGCCACTTGCCATTGGTATCCCTTGCCCACATGAAACCTTTTTCGGGATAAAACAAATTGCGATAGTTCTGTGCCTTTTTATAATAGGCTTTCGCGATTTCCTGATTTCCAGTAGCTTCTGCAAAACGTGCCAGACACCAGTCAGCATAAGCATACTCCAGAGTTTTGGCTGTGGCCTCGGGCACTTCAGGATAAGGCACATAGCCTAAACGGTCGTATTCCTCATATCCGTCACGTCCTACCGATGCTATTTCTCCGCGTGCCTGCGTCTGATGTAACATGGCTTCCAAAGCTTTTTCTTTATCAAATGTCCGTATCCCTTTCATCCAGGCATCGGTAAGCAAAGAAATTGAATTGTTTCCGATCATACAGCCACGATGTCCGGGACTGGCCCACTCTGGCATAAATCCACTTTCATCGTATGCATTCACTATGGACTGCATGATTCGTCCGCTAACCTCGGGATATGCCAGAGTAAACAATGGATGTACCGCACGGAAAGTATCCCAGAATCCGTTATCAGTATACATATATCCGTCATGCAATTGTCCGTCATAAGGACTGTAATAAACAGGTTTGTTGTCCGAATCAAATTCATAGAACTCACGTGGAAATAAAAGGGTACGGTATAAGCATGAATAGAATGTTTTCTGCTGCTCATGTGTTCCGCCTTCCACCTGGATACGTCCCAATTGGTCATTCCATCTCTTTTTCGCTTCTGCTGAGACTTCTGCCAGTGAGCGCCCGGCCACTTCACGATTGAAATTCAGACGTGCCTGATCGTGACTAATAAAGGAGGAAGCTGTACGGACAGTCATTTTCTCGCCAGCTTCCAGTTGAAACTTAACGTACGCACAAGAATTTTCATCGATACCGGACTCGACAACGGGTTTATCAAATTCGATAATAAAGTAATTAGCAAAGTTTTCGGGCACTCCACCATTATTATAATGAGTGATACCATAGATGCAGTTCTCTTCTTTGTCCCATACCACACTTCCACCGTGCTGATAAGCATCCACCACGATATACTGCCCTTGTTCCGAAGGATATGTAATCTCAAAAACAGCTCCGCGTGAAGTAGCGGACAATGCTGTACTGACTCCATTATCGAACTTTACCTGATAACAATCGGGAGCCGCTTTCTCATTTTCATGTGAAAAACGCATTCCACGTTTCTGATTATCCATAGTCAGTTCACCCCATACGGGCATAATGGAGAATGTTCCATAATCATTGATCCACGGACTG from Bacteroides sp. MSB163 includes:
- a CDS encoding GH92 family glycosyl hydrolase, which codes for MKKLICFFNLCLLLVSCGQKSQVSLVSLVNPLMGTESTFEFSHGNTYPAVAVPWGMNFWSPQTGENGSGWMYTYKDSLIRGFRQTHQPSPWINDYGTFSIMPVWGELTMDNQKRGMRFSHENEKAAPDCYQVKFDNGVSTALSATSRGAVFEITYPSEQGQYIVVDAYQHGGSVVWDKEENCIYGITHYNNGGVPENFANYFIIEFDKPVVESGIDENSCAYVKFQLEAGEKMTVRTASSFISHDQARLNFNREVAGRSLAEVSAEAKKRWNDQLGRIQVEGGTHEQQKTFYSCLYRTLLFPREFYEFDSDNKPVYYSPYDGQLHDGYMYTDNGFWDTFRAVHPLFTLAYPEVSGRIMQSIVNAYDESGFMPEWASPGHRGCMIGNNSISLLTDAWMKGIRTFDKEKALEAMLHQTQARGEIASVGRDGYEEYDRLGYVPYPEVPEATAKTLEYAYADWCLARFAEATGNQEIAKAYYKKAQNYRNLFYPEKGFMWARDTNGKWRDNFDATEWGGPFTEGCSWHWTWSVFHDPEGLSTLLGGHEQMAERLDSMFTAPNTFNYGTYGFVIHEIAEMVALNMGQYAHGNQPVQHAIYLYNYIGQPWKAQYHTRNVLNKLYNSGPQGYCGDEDNGQTSAWYVFTALGFYPVCPGASEYVLGSPLFNKTTLSLPGGKQFVIHVENASEDNCYIRSATLNGKNFSHNFLKHEELTQGGELKLIMDCVPDKERGVKPEDAPYSYSK
- the guaB gene encoding IMP dehydrogenase, translating into MSFIADKIVMDGLTYDDVLLIPAYSEVLPKTVELSTKFSKNIELKIPFVTAAMDTVTEAKMAIAIAREGGIGVIHKNMSIEEQARQVAIVKRAENGMIYDPVTIKRGSTVGDALALMAEYRIGGIPVVDDERYLVGIVTNRDLRFVRDMNKHIDEVMTKENIITTNPTTDMEAVSQILQEHRIEKLPVVDKEGKLVGLITYKDITKAKDKPMACKDSKGRLRVAAGVGVTADTLDRMQALVDAGADAIVIDTAHGHSIYVIEKLKEAKKRFPNIDIVVGNIATGEAAKALVEAGADGVKVGIGPGSICTTRVVAGVGVPQLSAVYDVAKALKGTGVPLIADGGLRYSGDVVKALAAGGYSVMIGSLVAGTEESPGDTIIFNGRKFKSYRGMGSLEAMENGSKDRYFQSGTNDVKKLVPEGIAARVPYKGTLYEVIFQLVGGLRAGMGYCGAGSIEQLHDAKFTRITNAGVLESHPHDVAITSEAPNYSRPE
- a CDS encoding peptidylprolyl isomerase, coding for MIRSGLTIILLCLGLAVFAQQDPVLMRINGEEILRSEFEYIYNKNNALAGIEQKTLSEYVDLFVNFKLKVAAAEAAGLDTTRAFREELEGYRRQLAKAYLTDESVSELAARQVYDKMKANNRAGQIRVSHIFKSLPQTVTSHVLRSVEARMDSLYAALQNGQADFDECVRNFSDEKKSFWVSWLQMPVEFEDIVFALKQGEISRPFFTPQGIHIVKVIERKDILPFEKVKDEIMRRQSRRNGMDRGTEALVEKLKKEYQYTEDKTGVDELLSKGQTDKRLFTLDGREYTGKMFAGFVASHPQGVQRQLKGFIMKSVLDYEYSRLEDKYPEFRMLMQEYRNGMLLFEISNREIWERVPSDEVGLAAYFEKHHSDYHWKVPRYKGIVLHTTTKKLGKQARKFLKSLPEEEWQNAIRLTFNAKTRQVQAEQGLFAPGDNAYVDEEIFKKGKAEPMTSFPFTTFLGEKVKGPETYQEVRVLLVGDYQNYLEERWIAQLRSTAKVEINQEVLKTVNKH
- a CDS encoding peptidylprolyl isomerase, with the protein product MRIFFLALLSILLCVACSEQHDHKGKTPLVELDGNFLYREDLQSALPARLSKDDSLLFAEHYIRNWVEDVLLYEKAQSNIPDNGEIEKLVENYRKALIMHTYQQALIHQRLSNEISEGELADYYEKNKELFRLERPLMQGLFIKVPLTAPQLNNVRRWYKAATQDAVEHLEKYSLQNAVKYEYFYDKWVPMADVLDLIPLKVPEVEDYVNKNRHIELKDTAFYYFLNVSDFRSVGEQEPYEFARPKVKDMMLNLKQVEFMKKVKDDLYQQAVKKNEIKYN